In Plasmodium falciparum 3D7 genome assembly, chromosome: 13, the following are encoded in one genomic region:
- a CDS encoding mitochondrial intermediate peptidase, putative, translating into MNHISYKLRGIKCYRTHLRGTIFKRNYFWEKVNRESGLYKIWNKLNLKNLVKKSCNKLIIHDKKEKIYNNNNNNNNIINENIPSSCFYDYVGSTDILNDDEKNKIDKILEDINRRNKEIGGYLLELNGIKNNGDGIIKCSYACIRSCDNILSKICKEENIFKIINMVDTVSNNLCKLGDVLELLRNLHNNKNVIGKAHEALEKLTNYIDKINIDTDIYNFLKKKYNENIHLLNHEHKEVLHNMIVSMETQGVHIKDQKERERYLELQSQEKYFAFHASSNYSDEFKGIYIEKNKLLKYINQKCLKDYEDKLIPYIKNNQIKVEKKYPFNEYIYILQDSSFLMTILKNVNDVEIINQVYTLLREPNHTFLNNILILQYYRNRLINYRNFKNYNEYSLKDCILNEPRRVNYFLKNFLHKILPYFFKELQFIESYISLITLRKKEKKSVNTIKKNLENYNHKDEIPKLNASNIYYYMNEIKKVRLKNIEAEMKNNLSLYDVIKFVITLLKNSYSLEMINVNPLKNELWDENIIKFEIKRGHYVYGYIYMDLFERENKNNSIAQYTVRCSKNMNYSLKYKWLEENADQCSFVYTGIVKDEYFKNDDKTKCAHNEKFKEKINNNNNNNNNNNNYYYYHNGDNTYEYANSNKNINLNNNHENNSLLNSSYRQTTSTFLVCNFNVNICDKEKDNNYESYDNDDNLFLNKKISFLLEKICMSIDKVNIFLHEFGHTLHCILSSTYLQHLSGNRSGVDFSEFSSHFFEEYLNCYDALLLLYNNKKNKKNEEYMKSLLSNYMKNKNIICYYSIVQLTIQSIIDQIFYAFSSNSNNMIDRKESIEKQIKSYFEGIYYKDIHILDFFPQIHFSKTTHLVHYPSNYYSYLYCSVLAKYIWNMTFKDNLFNTEKADKIVNFLQKGSVDSSLRNIISLVENDQSKIDYYTENPHKIPLNDFLDYYQENKEDKYTSFLNSI; encoded by the exons atgaatcATATATCCTACAAACTGAGAGGTATAAAATGTTATAGAACACATTTGAGGGGAACCATTTTTAAGCGAAACTATTTTTGGGAAAAGGTAAATAGGGAAAGtggtttatataaaatatggaataaattaaatttgaAAAACCTTGTGAAAAAAAGTTGtaacaaattaataattcatgacaaaaaagaaaaaatatacaataataataataataataataatattataaatgagaATATTCCTTCATCGTGTTTTTATGATTATGTTGGTTCCACagatattttaaatgatgatgaaaaaaataaaattgataaaatattagaagatataaatagacgaaataaagaaataggAGGATATTTATTAGAATTAAAtggtataaaaaataatggagATGGTATTATAAAATGTAGTTATGCATGCATACGGAGttgtgataatatattaagtaaaatatgtaaagaagagaatatatttaaaattataaatatggttGATACTGtttcaaataatttatgtAAATTAGGAGATGTATTAGAGTTATTAAGaaatttacataataataaaaatgttattgGTAAAGCTCATGAAGCATTAGAAAAACTAACAAATTATATTGACAAAATTAATATTGATAcagatatttataatttccttaaaaagaaatataacgaaaatatacatttactAAATCATGAACATAAAGAGGTTTTACATAATATGATTGTTTCTATGGAAACTCAAGGTGTTCATATAAAAGATCAAAAAGAAAGAGAAAGATATTTAGAATTACAGTCCCAAGAAAAATACTTTGCTTTTCATGCATCATCAAATTATTCTGATGAATTtaaaggtatatatatagaaaaaaataaattattgaaatatataaatcaaaaatGTTTGAAAGATTATGAAGATAAATTAATaccatatattaaaaacaatCAAATAAAAGTTGAAAAGAAATATCCTTTCaatgaatacatatatatattacaagatAGTTCTTTTCTTATGactatattaaaaaatgtaaatgatGTCGAAATAATTAATCAAGTTTATACATTGCTTCGAGAACCAAATCATAcgtttttaaataatatattaattcttcaatattatagaaatagattaataaattatcgaaattttaagaattataatgaatattcTTTAAAAGATTGTATATTAAATGAGCCTAGAAGagttaattattttttaaaaaatttcttaCATAAAATacttccatatttttttaaagaactTCAATTTATTGAAAgttatatatctttaataaCTTTAcgtaagaaagaaaaaaaaagtgtaaacaccataaaaaaaaatttggaaaattataatcataagGATGAAATACCTAAATTAAATGCttcaaatatttattattatatgaatgaaataaaaaaagtaagactaaaaaatattgaggccgaaatgaaaaataatttaagttTATATGATGTCATAAAATTTGTAATTactcttttaaaaaattcatattccTTAGAAATGATTAATGTCAATCCTttgaaaaatgaattatgggatgagaatataataaaatttgaaataaaaagaggtcattatgtatatggatatatatatatggatttatttgaaagagaaaataaaaataattctatAGCTCAGTATACTGTACGATGTtcgaaaaatatgaattattcTTTGAAATATAAATGGCTAGAGGAAAATGCTGACCAATGTTCATTTGTGTACACTGGAATTGTAAAGGATgaatatttcaaaaatgatgataaaacaaaatgtgcacataatgaaaaattcaaagaaaaaataaataacaacaataataataataataataataataattattattattaccataatggagataatacatatgaatacgccaatagtaataaaaatataaatttgaaTAATAATCATGAAAATAATTCCCTTTTGAATAGTTCTTATAGACAAACAACATCCACTTTTTTAGTTTGTAATtttaatgttaatatatGTGATAAAGAAAAGGATAACAATTATGAGAgttatgataatgatgataatttatttttaaataaaaaaataagtttTTTATtggaaaaaatatgtatgtcTATTGATAAGGTGAATATTTTCCTTCATGAATTTGGACATACGTTACATTGTATTTTAAGCTCAACTTATTTACAACATTTATCAGGAAATAGAAGTGGTGTTGATTTTTCGGAATTTTCATCACATTTTTTTgaagaatatttaaattgttatgatgcattattattattatataataataaaaagaataaaaagaatgagGAATATATGAAATCCTTGTTATccaattatatgaaaaataaaaatattatttgttattattctATAGTGCAACTAACTATACAATCAATTATTGATCAAATCTTTTACGCCTTTTCAAGTAACTCCAATAATATGATAGACAGAAAAGAATCCATAgagaaacaaataaaatcatattttgaaggaatatattataaagatattCATATCTTGGACTTTTTTCCTCAAATACATTTTTCAAAAACTACACATTTAGTACATTACCCATCAAATTATTACTCATATTTGTACTGCTCAGTCTTGgcaaaatatatttggaaCATGACATTTAAGGATAATTTGTTTAACACGGAAAAGGCAGACAAAATTGTGAATTTCTTACAGaag ggCTCTGTAGATTCAAGTTTGAGGAATATTATTTCGCTTGTTGAAAATGATCAATCCAAAATTGATTACTATACAGAAAATCCTCATAAAATCCCTCTAAACGATTTCTTGGATTATTATCAGGAAAATAAAGAGGACAAATACACATCGTTTTTGAATTCGATATAA